The Bos javanicus breed banteng chromosome 11, ARS-OSU_banteng_1.0, whole genome shotgun sequence genome includes a window with the following:
- the MFSD2B gene encoding sphingosine-1-phosphate transporter MFSD2B — translation MGAELLCLPQDSGAGHLSFYRKLCYGIGGVPNQVASSAIAFYLQLFLLDVAQIPAAQVSLVLFGGKVSGAAADPLAGFLINRSRRTGSGRLMPWVLGCMPFIALAYFFLWFLPPFTTLRGLWYTTLYCLFQALATFFQVPYTALTMLLTPNPKERDSATAYRMTLEMAGTLMGATVHGLIVSGAHGSHRCKEDTLPGEGAVSPNATRLYFIAATVVALTYPVCSTLLYLGVKERSDPSTPASGQGVGFLAGLGLTVRHRPYLKLVISFLFISAAVQVEQSYLVLFCTHASQLQDHVQGMVLTILVSAVLSTPMWEWVLQRFGKRMSALGICAMVPFAILLAAVPMVPVAYVVAFVSGLSIAVSLLLPWSMLPDVVDDFQLQHQHGPGLETIFYSSYVFFTKLSGAGALGISTLSLDFAGYESGACRQSEQVVVTLKVLIGAVPTSMILIGLCILMVGPTPKVPSRANSRSLGRRTSYTLA, via the exons ATGGGGGCTGAGCTTCTGTGTCTCCCCCAGGACAGCGGAGCTGGTCACCTCTCATTCTATAGGAAGTTGTGCTATGGCATTGGAGGGGTTCCCAACCAGGTGGCCTCCAGCGCCATAGCCTTTTACCTGCAACTTTTCCTGCTCGATGTGGCACAG ATCCCTGCTGCCCAGGTGTCACTGGTCCTGTTTGGAGGGAAGGTGTCTGGGGCAGCTGCAGACCCTTTGGCTGGGTTTCTCATCAACAGAAGCAGGAGGACAGGGTCTGGACGACTCATGCCCTG GGTGCTGGGCTGCATGCCCTTCATTGCCTTGGCCTACTTCTTCCTGTGGTTCTTGCCCCCCTTCACCACCTTGCGAGGCCTCTGGTACACGACCCTCTACTGCCTGTTCCAGGCCTTGGCCACG TTCTTCCAGGTGCCCTACACGGCGCTGACCATGCTCCTGACCCCCAACCCCAAGGAGCGGGACTCAGCCACCGCGTACC GGATGACCTTGGAGATGGCGGGGACGCTGATGGGAGCCACCGTCCACGGACTCATTGTGTCTGGTGCCCACGGGTCCCATAGGTGCAAGGAGGACACGCTCCCAGGGGAAGGGGCTGTTTCCCCCAACGCG ACTCGTCTCTACTTCATTGCAGCCACTGTGGTTGCTTTGACTTACCCAGTGTGCAGTACTTTGCTCTACCTGGGGGTGAAGGAGCGATCAG ACCCCTCCACCCCAGCATCCGGCCAGGGCGTGGGCTTCCTGGCTGGGCTAGGTCTCACGGTCCGGCATCGGCCCTATCTGAAGCTGGTCATCTCCTTCCTCTTCATCTCCGCAGCTGTTCAG GTGGAGCAGAGCTACCTGGTCCTGTTCTGTACACACGCCTCCCAGCTTCAAGACCACGTCCAGGGCATGGTGCTGACCATCCTG GTCTCTGCAGTGCTGAGCACCCCAATGTGGGAGTGGGTTCTGCAGCGATTTGGGAAGAGGATGTCGGCCCTCGGGATCTGT GCGATGGTGCCCTTTGCAATCCTGCTGGCTGCTGTGCCCATGGTGCCCGTGGCATATGTCGTGGCCTTTGTGTCTGGCCTGAGCATCGCTGTGTCCTTGCTGCTACCCTG gtcCATGCTTCCAGATGTGGTCGATGACTTCCAGCTGCAGCACCAGCATGGCCCAGGCCTGGAGACCATCTTCTACTCATCCTACGTCTTCTTCACCAAGCTTTCGGGAGCAGGCGCCCTGGGCATCTCCACTCTCAGCCTGGA CTTCGCAGGGTACGAGTCAGGAGCCTGCAGGCAGTCGGAGCAGGTGGTGGTGACTCTCAAGGTCCTCATCGGTGCTGTGCCCACCAGCATGATCCTCATTGGTCTGTGCATCCTCATGGTCGGCCCCACTCCCAAGGTGCCAAGTCGGGCCAACTCCCGCTCCTTGGGGAG GAGGACCAGCTACACTCTGGCTTGA